A window of Mucilaginibacter paludis DSM 18603 contains these coding sequences:
- a CDS encoding PorP/SprF family type IX secretion system membrane protein, with amino-acid sequence MRSYTYSTYKFKALAALVISIATCGVSTVKAQLNPLASQYFQNQYLFNPAMAGLNKGLNVNLAYSKQGFGIDGAQNTQSASADYQMDKVGLGVNVYNQYSGIFRQTRAMVTYAYHLPLAGDNQKLNFGLSAGVMNNHINIGDVYGDQSDQTLANYNANKGTSFDGDFGVAYTDNKLTIQGALPNLRYLFKDNGSTVEREVFFTAASYKFFDPADVSVEPKVAYRKVKGYDNIFDAGANVAFNDSQFSLQGLYHSSKSATFGAGVNLSGYSVMAFYTTNTSSLNSYSNGDFEISLKFNLSKK; translated from the coding sequence ATGAGATCATATACATATTCAACTTATAAATTTAAAGCGTTAGCGGCCCTGGTAATCAGCATCGCCACTTGTGGTGTAAGTACCGTTAAGGCGCAGCTAAACCCATTGGCATCGCAATATTTTCAAAATCAATACTTATTTAACCCGGCTATGGCGGGGTTAAATAAAGGTTTAAATGTTAACCTGGCTTACAGTAAGCAAGGTTTCGGCATTGATGGCGCACAAAACACGCAATCTGCCTCGGCCGACTATCAGATGGATAAGGTGGGTTTGGGTGTTAATGTTTATAACCAGTATTCGGGCATTTTCAGGCAAACAAGGGCTATGGTAACTTATGCTTATCACTTGCCTTTAGCCGGCGATAACCAGAAATTAAATTTTGGCTTGTCGGCCGGGGTGATGAATAATCATATCAACATCGGTGATGTGTACGGCGATCAAAGCGATCAAACCCTGGCCAACTATAATGCTAACAAAGGAACATCATTTGATGGCGATTTTGGGGTAGCTTATACCGATAACAAATTAACCATACAAGGTGCTTTGCCTAATTTACGGTACCTGTTTAAAGACAATGGCAGCACTGTTGAACGCGAAGTGTTTTTTACAGCAGCGAGTTATAAATTTTTCGACCCGGCAGATGTTAGCGTTGAGCCCAAAGTTGCTTACCGCAAAGTAAAAGGGTACGATAATATTTTTGATGCTGGGGCAAACGTTGCATTCAATGATAGCCAGTTTAGCCTACAAGGCCTTTATCATAGCTCTAAAAGCGCTACGTTTGGTGCAGGTGTTAATTTGTCGGGATATTCTGTAATGGCTTTCTATACTACCAACACATCGTCATTAAACTCATACAGTAACGGCGATTTTGAGATCAGCCTCAAGTTTAACCTATCCAAAAAATAA
- a CDS encoding T9SS type B sorting domain-containing protein yields the protein MKKRLLYLIYSILFFLPASVLAQTPVTLGTSPYTESFDNIGTALPDGFGAFLSATSSSMGTAVTAPILTPGTTTYWSATGAGFKNFASADGQPTAGTTSTADQTTATNRAFGVRQTSSAGYDPGASFVFLVANTTGKKNFKLSFALQSLDISTVVTRTTTWVVDYGFGASPTSFTTVTPTGTLTTGNMVFSNNTITVDFGSALDNQSGVVTIRVSALAASTGGGSRASTAIDDWSLSWTSATATPTFVATPTSLDFGTNQAVNTTSAAKSFVLSGTNVTAATTLAVTGPYTISSTSGGTYGTSLTFTATDLAASPSVFVKFTPTVASASPGSIAITSGTASTSIALTGTGASVANPATLTVTPATLTFASQVINTSSAAQFFNFSATNLSDVVTATATAQYLVSKDGLAFSPSVSFTTAEAAASPKVYVQFTPTTIGTATGTVTIASTTATSKTVALSGTAVAVPAPPTGTASHVVISEVYGAGGNSGATYTNDYVELYNPTTTDVVMTGWSLQYQSAGGTVAYSGLCPLPDGATIKAHGYYLVQLAGGTNGTALPVTADYIPPAANTTQSFNMAAGAGKVALCNTVTSLAGTPASTAATPPALLVTTSIVDFVAYGAVNYSSGFALFNPATPATTSVTLGAPSPSATTSIERKALSTSTAATMAAGGADDLKGNGYDTNTDPTDFFVASALNPQNSASTVEPALVPAYTVTPNTLTFSQNINTTSGIQTFAITGVGTLPVTSVGTTAPYLISKSGANNFSTALSFSAAEMASNPKVDVTFAPTALGAANSTINITGVGATQQTVTLTGTGTAQPVPTLTASQAKLTFLSAVGVASDVQFYTLSGTNITQPTLVSVTGPYTISTDGTTFTTSVTFATTDLNAGQTPKVYVKFTPTAIGSNSGAVVQTTTGGGTATATVALDGTGANSAPTLAAIADQTVCYTTTQQSIALSGITPGAETSQSVILSVTTNNSSLFSSIGLLPVVSGASTLNYTVANGKSGTALITLKIKDNGGIANGGVDTLIRTFNLTIGPLATISIAIDRPNNIVEKGSTATLTASGGGTGAVYTWTATVAANVTSLLTGPSITIRPSSFATYTVTVTNACATATSKASLGVEVSSAFKLETSNVLTPNGDGKNDYWVIRNIDLYPGNTVKVFSKAGKLLYSKTGYNNDWNGYYNGSPLSQGTYYYVVDLGTGLPYRGVISVVRD from the coding sequence ATGAAAAAAAGGCTACTCTATCTTATTTATTCTATATTATTCTTTCTTCCGGCAAGCGTGCTGGCGCAAACGCCGGTTACTCTGGGTACAAGCCCATATACTGAAAGTTTCGACAATATCGGTACTGCGCTACCGGATGGTTTTGGTGCTTTTTTAAGCGCCACGTCCAGCAGCATGGGGACGGCGGTTACTGCTCCTATATTAACACCGGGCACAACTACTTATTGGAGCGCGACTGGTGCCGGATTTAAAAATTTCGCCTCTGCTGATGGGCAGCCAACAGCCGGAACAACGTCCACCGCTGACCAAACAACGGCTACCAATCGTGCTTTTGGCGTACGGCAGACCTCGAGCGCCGGATATGATCCCGGTGCTTCGTTTGTTTTCCTGGTAGCAAATACAACCGGTAAAAAGAATTTTAAATTAAGTTTTGCCTTACAGTCGCTTGATATTTCAACCGTAGTAACACGAACTACAACATGGGTAGTTGATTATGGCTTTGGTGCTTCGCCAACCTCTTTTACAACAGTTACACCAACTGGTACCTTAACTACCGGGAATATGGTATTTAGCAACAACACTATCACCGTTGATTTTGGAAGTGCCCTGGATAATCAGTCCGGAGTGGTAACAATCAGGGTGAGCGCCTTAGCAGCATCAACTGGTGGGGGAAGCAGGGCATCAACCGCTATCGACGATTGGTCGTTGTCATGGACCAGCGCAACAGCTACACCCACATTTGTAGCAACCCCGACTTCTCTGGATTTTGGAACAAACCAAGCTGTTAACACAACGTCGGCCGCAAAAAGCTTTGTTTTGTCGGGTACCAACGTAACAGCCGCTACTACCTTAGCTGTTACCGGCCCTTACACCATATCTTCAACAAGTGGTGGGACTTATGGCACTTCACTTACGTTTACAGCCACAGACCTTGCCGCGTCGCCAAGTGTGTTTGTTAAATTTACGCCAACTGTCGCAAGCGCCTCGCCAGGCTCAATCGCTATTACATCCGGTACGGCAAGTACCAGCATTGCATTAACGGGCACGGGGGCTTCGGTTGCTAATCCAGCAACTTTAACGGTTACCCCGGCAACGTTAACATTTGCCAGCCAGGTTATCAACACATCGTCAGCTGCACAATTTTTCAATTTTTCTGCAACTAATTTGTCCGATGTGGTAACAGCTACTGCAACAGCTCAATATCTGGTTTCGAAAGATGGATTAGCATTTAGCCCCTCAGTATCATTTACAACTGCCGAAGCCGCTGCGAGTCCGAAGGTTTATGTACAGTTTACACCAACAACCATAGGCACGGCAACCGGAACGGTTACTATAGCCAGTACAACCGCAACATCAAAAACGGTAGCTTTAAGTGGCACCGCAGTAGCGGTACCGGCTCCGCCGACAGGTACAGCCAGCCACGTTGTAATTAGTGAAGTATATGGAGCAGGCGGCAACTCTGGCGCAACGTATACTAATGATTATGTGGAATTATACAACCCAACTACAACAGATGTAGTTATGACGGGCTGGTCGCTGCAATATCAATCAGCAGGTGGTACAGTCGCTTACTCTGGCTTATGTCCTCTTCCGGATGGGGCTACTATTAAGGCTCATGGCTATTATTTAGTCCAATTAGCTGGTGGCACCAATGGAACTGCTTTACCCGTAACTGCTGATTATATACCGCCTGCTGCCAACACCACTCAATCTTTCAATATGGCAGCAGGTGCTGGTAAAGTAGCTTTATGCAACACTGTTACTTCTCTGGCTGGTACACCCGCGAGTACAGCGGCCACACCTCCTGCACTTTTGGTTACGACAAGCATTGTTGACTTTGTAGCTTATGGAGCTGTAAATTACAGTTCGGGTTTTGCTCTTTTCAATCCGGCAACTCCGGCAACAACGTCGGTTACCTTGGGGGCACCTTCGCCAAGTGCGACAACTTCAATTGAAAGAAAAGCATTGTCAACCTCAACTGCTGCTACTATGGCAGCTGGCGGAGCCGACGATTTGAAGGGGAACGGGTATGACACAAACACCGATCCTACAGACTTTTTTGTAGCATCTGCACTTAATCCGCAGAATTCCGCTTCAACAGTTGAACCTGCACTTGTACCTGCTTATACAGTAACTCCTAATACTTTAACTTTTAGCCAAAATATTAACACTACATCAGGAATACAAACTTTTGCTATCACAGGCGTAGGAACCTTACCTGTTACCTCGGTAGGTACTACTGCTCCATACCTCATCTCAAAAAGCGGCGCTAACAATTTCAGTACTGCGCTATCTTTTTCGGCAGCCGAAATGGCATCGAACCCTAAAGTTGACGTGACGTTTGCACCAACTGCTCTTGGCGCGGCAAACAGCACCATTAATATTACCGGAGTTGGAGCAACCCAACAAACAGTAACTTTAACCGGCACCGGCACAGCGCAGCCTGTACCAACATTAACAGCTTCTCAAGCAAAGCTAACTTTCTTGTCTGCTGTCGGTGTGGCTTCTGATGTCCAATTCTATACGCTATCGGGTACAAATATCACTCAACCAACCCTTGTGTCTGTAACTGGGCCGTATACCATATCAACAGATGGTACCACCTTTACAACATCGGTTACTTTTGCGACAACTGATTTAAATGCAGGGCAAACGCCAAAGGTATATGTTAAGTTCACGCCAACTGCCATAGGATCAAACAGCGGCGCTGTAGTGCAAACTACCACCGGTGGCGGAACCGCCACGGCCACAGTTGCTTTAGACGGTACCGGCGCTAATTCGGCGCCTACTCTTGCCGCAATTGCCGATCAAACAGTTTGTTATACAACAACGCAACAAAGCATAGCGCTTAGCGGTATAACACCCGGAGCCGAAACTTCCCAGTCGGTTATTCTTTCGGTAACTACCAATAACTCGTCGTTATTCTCGTCAATTGGTTTACTGCCGGTAGTAAGCGGTGCCAGTACCCTTAATTATACGGTTGCCAACGGAAAAAGCGGGACAGCCTTAATCACCCTTAAAATAAAAGATAACGGAGGCATTGCCAACGGAGGTGTTGATACGCTTATCCGCACTTTTAACCTGACTATTGGCCCATTGGCTACCATCAGCATCGCTATTGACAGGCCTAACAATATTGTTGAAAAAGGAAGCACAGCTACTTTAACAGCTTCAGGAGGCGGCACAGGAGCGGTATATACCTGGACGGCTACAGTAGCAGCCAATGTTACCAGCTTATTAACCGGCCCAAGCATAACTATACGCCCAAGCTCGTTTGCCACTTATACGGTAACTGTAACCAATGCATGCGCTACCGCAACAAGCAAGGCCTCTTTGGGTGTTGAAGTAAGTAGCGCTTTTAAATTAGAAACCAGCAACGTTTTAACACCTAACGGTGATGGTAAAAATGATTACTGGGTTATAAGGAATATTGATCTATATCCCGGTAACACGGTTAAAGTGTTTAGTAAGGCTGGTAAACTGCTCTACTCAAAAACTGGTTATAATAACGATTGGAACGGGTACTATAACGGATCGCCATTAAGCCAGGGCACTTACTATTATGTAGTTGACCTTGGTACAGGTTTGCCGTACCGGGGTGTTATAAGCGTTGTTAGAGACTAA